A part of Streptomyces sp. SLBN-31 genomic DNA contains:
- a CDS encoding class E sortase produces MNVAATTDGTQEDTDAPAAPPARRRRPGRIAMAVSVFGELLITAGLILGLFVVYSLWWTNVIADRAADRQADKVRDTWAHEPGGPGALDTKNGVGFLRVPAMKNGEVLVEKGTSTDVLNEGVAGYYTDPIKATLPMTGKKGNFTLAAHRDGHGAKFHNIDKLRKGDPIVFETRDKWYVYKVYDILDETSKYNVKVLSQIPKESGRNKAGHYITLTTCTPVYTSRYRYVVWGELVRVEKVDSKRTPPKELR; encoded by the coding sequence ATGAACGTGGCAGCGACCACCGACGGCACACAAGAGGACACCGACGCGCCCGCGGCGCCCCCGGCACGGCGCCGGCGCCCGGGCCGTATCGCCATGGCGGTGAGCGTCTTCGGCGAACTCCTCATCACCGCCGGCCTGATCCTCGGGCTCTTCGTCGTCTACTCGCTGTGGTGGACGAACGTCATCGCCGACCGGGCGGCGGACAGGCAGGCGGACAAGGTGCGCGACACCTGGGCCCACGAGCCCGGCGGCCCCGGCGCCCTGGACACCAAGAACGGCGTCGGCTTCCTGCGTGTCCCCGCCATGAAGAACGGCGAGGTCCTGGTCGAGAAGGGCACCTCGACGGACGTCCTCAACGAGGGCGTGGCCGGCTACTACACGGACCCGATCAAGGCGACGCTCCCGATGACGGGCAAGAAGGGCAACTTCACCCTCGCCGCCCACCGGGACGGCCACGGCGCCAAGTTCCACAACATCGACAAGCTGCGCAAGGGCGACCCGATCGTCTTCGAGACGCGGGACAAGTGGTACGTCTACAAGGTCTACGACATCCTCGACGAGACCTCGAAGTACAACGTCAAGGTCCTCTCCCAGATCCCGAAGGAGTCCGGCCGCAACAAGGCCGGCCACTACATCACCCTGACGACCTGCACCCCGGTGTACACCTCGCGTTACCGGTACGTGGTGTGGGGCGAGCTGGTCCGGGTGGAGAAGGTCGACAGCAAGCGGACCCCACCGAAGGAACTCCGCTGA
- a CDS encoding aminodeoxychorismate/anthranilate synthase component II: MSARILVVDNYDSFVFNLVQYLYQLGAECEVLRNDEVATAHAQDGFDGVLLSPGPGTPEEAGVCVEMTRHCAATGVPVFGVCLGMQSMQVAYGGVVDRAPELLHGKTSLVEHEGKGVFAGLPSPFTATRYHSLAAMPLTVPAELEVTARTHDGIIMGLRHRELPVEGVQFHPESVLTEHGHRMLANWLVECGDEGAVARSAGLAPVVGRATA; the protein is encoded by the coding sequence GTGAGCGCCCGCATTCTCGTCGTCGACAACTACGACAGCTTCGTCTTCAACCTGGTCCAGTACCTGTACCAGCTGGGCGCCGAGTGCGAGGTGCTGCGCAACGACGAGGTGGCGACCGCGCACGCCCAGGACGGCTTCGACGGAGTGCTGCTGTCGCCGGGCCCGGGCACGCCCGAGGAGGCCGGCGTCTGCGTCGAGATGACCCGCCACTGCGCCGCCACCGGTGTGCCCGTCTTCGGCGTGTGCCTGGGCATGCAGTCGATGCAGGTGGCGTACGGCGGTGTCGTGGACCGCGCGCCGGAGCTGCTGCACGGCAAGACCTCGCTGGTGGAGCACGAGGGCAAGGGCGTCTTCGCCGGCCTGCCCAGCCCCTTCACCGCGACCCGCTACCACTCCCTGGCGGCGATGCCCCTGACCGTGCCCGCCGAGCTGGAGGTCACGGCCCGCACGCACGACGGCATCATCATGGGCCTGCGTCACCGCGAACTCCCGGTCGAGGGCGTGCAGTTCCACCCCGAGTCCGTGCTCACCGAGCACGGGCACCGGATGCTGGCCAACTGGCTGGTCGAGTGCGGCGACGAGGGCGCGGTGGCGAGGTCGGCGGGGCTCGCCCCGGTGGTGGGCAGGGCCACGGCGTGA
- a CDS encoding class E sortase — MTALRPERETDASYGQQPYEASGAFEEWYGDAAGRHADQAGRHGRHAAPAEEPYAAPVTEEPYRPYEPYLPPIDEETVALRIPDPPPGASRTPSDASTATPASGTPSGGRAARRKAAKRRGGRHGGAHAASESPESAESPDSSGSSGSGGPLSRVEARRQARARKPSPGVIASRAVGELFITTGVLMLLFVSYQLWWTNVRAHAQADKETSSLQKDWASGKREPGEFQPGQGFAILHIPELDVVVPIAQGVSNKKVLDKGMVGHYSEGKLKTAMPSDKTGNFALAGHRNTHGEPFRYINKLKAGDEIVVETQDDYYVYKMTSMLPVTSPSNTSVIDPVPPQSGFTRPGRYITLTTCTPEYTSKYRLIVWGKMVEERPRSKGKPDALVQ; from the coding sequence GTGACCGCACTGCGCCCCGAGCGCGAGACCGACGCCTCGTACGGGCAGCAGCCCTACGAGGCGTCCGGTGCGTTCGAGGAGTGGTACGGGGATGCGGCGGGACGGCACGCGGACCAGGCGGGGCGGCACGGGAGACACGCGGCACCGGCCGAAGAGCCGTACGCGGCGCCGGTGACGGAGGAGCCGTACCGACCGTACGAGCCGTACCTGCCGCCGATCGACGAGGAGACGGTGGCGCTGCGGATCCCCGATCCGCCGCCGGGCGCGTCCAGAACGCCCTCTGACGCCTCAACAGCAACACCGGCATCGGGAACCCCTTCGGGCGGACGAGCGGCCCGCAGAAAGGCCGCCAAGCGCCGTGGTGGGCGTCATGGGGGCGCACACGCGGCATCGGAGTCGCCGGAGAGCGCCGAATCGCCTGATTCCTCCGGTTCGTCCGGTTCCGGCGGGCCCCTCTCCCGCGTCGAGGCCCGTCGGCAGGCCCGCGCCCGCAAGCCGAGTCCGGGCGTCATCGCGAGCCGGGCCGTCGGGGAACTGTTCATCACCACCGGTGTGCTGATGCTGCTGTTCGTGTCCTACCAGCTGTGGTGGACGAACGTCCGGGCGCACGCGCAGGCGGACAAGGAGACGAGCAGCCTGCAGAAGGACTGGGCGAGCGGGAAGCGCGAGCCGGGGGAGTTCCAGCCCGGTCAGGGCTTCGCCATCCTCCACATCCCCGAGCTCGACGTCGTCGTACCCATAGCCCAGGGCGTCAGCAACAAGAAGGTCCTGGACAAGGGCATGGTCGGCCACTACAGCGAGGGCAAGCTGAAGACGGCGATGCCCTCGGACAAGACCGGCAACTTCGCGCTCGCCGGCCACCGCAACACGCACGGCGAGCCGTTCCGCTACATCAACAAGCTCAAGGCGGGCGACGAGATCGTCGTGGAGACGCAGGACGACTACTACGTCTACAAGATGACGTCCATGCTGCCGGTGACGTCGCCGAGCAACACCAGCGTGATCGACCCCGTGCCGCCGCAGTCCGGCTTCACCCGGCCGGGCCGTTACATCACCCTCACCACCTGCACGCCGGAGTACACGAGCAAGTACAGGTTGATCGTCTGGGGCAAGATGGTCGAGGAACGGCCGCGCAGCAAGGGCAAGCCGGATGCGCTCGTCCAGTAG